A DNA window from Helianthus annuus cultivar XRQ/B chromosome 15, HanXRQr2.0-SUNRISE, whole genome shotgun sequence contains the following coding sequences:
- the LOC110911528 gene encoding homeobox-leucine zipper protein HAT5 isoform X2 codes for MEGGIVFESLLQNQTFNFSSDGFDSSWVSNSFHGEQTNAKKSVVSGQNEKEENSDEDYDNCFRQPEKKRRLTTDQVQFLEKSFDENNKLEPERKVHLAKELNLQPRQVAIWFQNRRARCKTKQLEKDYELLNSSYEKLKSEFECLQEHNDKLKQEVEMLKEKLDVKGIGEKDLIPNEFPTKEMDSNDQEPTQNTISIQTWTHEPKMVICKQEYANSVSTKSDIIDSCSPDGNHSSFLEPCDSSNVFENQSDFSQDEEDNLAILRCPKVEYESYIDSNEGSLGYPIEDQPFWIWP; via the exons ATGGAAGGTGGAATTGTGTTTGAATCTTTGCTCCAAAATCAAACATTTAATTTTTCTTCTGATGGGTTTGATTCTTCATGGGTTTCCAACTCCTTTCATG GAGAACAAACAAATGCAAAGAAGTCAGTTGTTTCAGGGCAAAATGAGAAGGAAGAAAACTCAGATGAGGACTATGACAACTGTTTCAGGCAACCGGAGAAGAAAAGAAGGTTAACAACCGATCAAGTTCAGTTTCTTGAAAAGAGTTTTGATGAGAACAATAAGCTTGAACCAGAGAGGAAAGTTCACCTTGCAAAAGAGCTTAATTTGCAGCCAAGACAAGTTGCAATCTGGTTTCAAAACCGTAGGGCTAGATGCAAGACAAAACAACTTGAAAAAGATTATGAGCTTTTGAACTCTAGCTATGAAAAACTCAAATCTGAGTTTGAGTGTCTCCAAGAACACAATGACAAGTTGAAACAAGAG GTTGAAATGCTCAAAGAAAAGTTGGATGTAAAGGGGATAGGGGAAAAAGATTTAATCCCAAATGAGTTCCCCACAAAAGAAATGGATTCAAATGATCAAGAACCAACTCAAAATACAATTTCCATTCAAACTTGGACCCATGAGCCAAAAATGGTGATATGCAAGCAAGAGTATGCGAATTCAGTTTCGACGAAAAGTGACATAATCGATTCGTGTAGTCCGGATGGGAACCATTCTTCATTTCTAGAGCCTTGTGATTCGTCGAATGTGTTTGAAAATCAGTCGGATTTTTCGCAAGACGAAGAGGATAATTTGGCCATTCTTAGGTGTCCAAAGGTTGAATACGAGTCCTATATCGACTCGAATGAGGGTTCTTTAGGATACCCTATTGAAGATCAACCCTTTTGGATTTGGCCCTAA
- the LOC110911528 gene encoding homeobox-leucine zipper protein HAT5 isoform X1: MEGGIVFESLLQNQTFNFSSDGFDSSWVSNSFHVQFLDKNLYTGEQTNAKKSVVSGQNEKEENSDEDYDNCFRQPEKKRRLTTDQVQFLEKSFDENNKLEPERKVHLAKELNLQPRQVAIWFQNRRARCKTKQLEKDYELLNSSYEKLKSEFECLQEHNDKLKQEVEMLKEKLDVKGIGEKDLIPNEFPTKEMDSNDQEPTQNTISIQTWTHEPKMVICKQEYANSVSTKSDIIDSCSPDGNHSSFLEPCDSSNVFENQSDFSQDEEDNLAILRCPKVEYESYIDSNEGSLGYPIEDQPFWIWP; the protein is encoded by the exons ATGGAAGGTGGAATTGTGTTTGAATCTTTGCTCCAAAATCAAACATTTAATTTTTCTTCTGATGGGTTTGATTCTTCATGGGTTTCCAACTCCTTTCATG TTCAATTCCTTGATAAAAACCTTTACACAGGAGAACAAACAAATGCAAAGAAGTCAGTTGTTTCAGGGCAAAATGAGAAGGAAGAAAACTCAGATGAGGACTATGACAACTGTTTCAGGCAACCGGAGAAGAAAAGAAGGTTAACAACCGATCAAGTTCAGTTTCTTGAAAAGAGTTTTGATGAGAACAATAAGCTTGAACCAGAGAGGAAAGTTCACCTTGCAAAAGAGCTTAATTTGCAGCCAAGACAAGTTGCAATCTGGTTTCAAAACCGTAGGGCTAGATGCAAGACAAAACAACTTGAAAAAGATTATGAGCTTTTGAACTCTAGCTATGAAAAACTCAAATCTGAGTTTGAGTGTCTCCAAGAACACAATGACAAGTTGAAACAAGAG GTTGAAATGCTCAAAGAAAAGTTGGATGTAAAGGGGATAGGGGAAAAAGATTTAATCCCAAATGAGTTCCCCACAAAAGAAATGGATTCAAATGATCAAGAACCAACTCAAAATACAATTTCCATTCAAACTTGGACCCATGAGCCAAAAATGGTGATATGCAAGCAAGAGTATGCGAATTCAGTTTCGACGAAAAGTGACATAATCGATTCGTGTAGTCCGGATGGGAACCATTCTTCATTTCTAGAGCCTTGTGATTCGTCGAATGTGTTTGAAAATCAGTCGGATTTTTCGCAAGACGAAGAGGATAATTTGGCCATTCTTAGGTGTCCAAAGGTTGAATACGAGTCCTATATCGACTCGAATGAGGGTTCTTTAGGATACCCTATTGAAGATCAACCCTTTTGGATTTGGCCCTAA
- the LOC110911527 gene encoding probable serine/threonine-protein kinase PIX7 — protein MKSCEEKGVESWHVAKKKNKHKKSDEIGVDGEGGGTPSGCWSRWKLIGSCISSRSKVDTSISGISTHCESKSTNDTSKDQPVTQAMSSTTTSTGESNSSTQKFEEELKISSRLRKFAFNDLKMATRNFRPESLLGEGGFGCVFKGWIEENGTAPVKPGTGLTVAVKTLNHDGLQGHKEWLAEVNYLGDLIHPNLVKLIGYCIEDDQRLLAYEFMPRGSLENHLFRRSLPLPWSIRMKIAVGAAKGLAFLHEEATRPVIYRDFKTSNILLDAEYNAKLSDFGLAKDAPEGDKTHVSTRVMGTYGYAAPEYVMTGHLTSKSDVYSFGVVLLEMLTGRRSMDKNRPNGEHNLVEWARPHLGERRRFYKLIDPRLEGHFSIKGAQKAAQLAARCLSRDPKVRPLMSEVVESLKPLPEKDKKESKISCCVIKLHSKK, from the exons ATGAAATCTTGTGAGGAAAAAGGGGTGGAATCTTGGCATGTTGCAAAGAAGaagaataaacataaaaaaagtgATGAGATTGGTGTGGATGGAGAGGGGGGTGGGACTCCAAGTGGATGTTGGAGCAGGTGGAAGTTAATTGGAAGTTGTATTTCTTCAAGATCTAAAGTTGATACTTCAATCAGTGGCATCAGTACTCACTGTG AAAGTAAATCAACAAATGACACAAGCAAAGATCAACCAGTAACCCAAGCAATGTCATCAACTACCACGAGTACAGGCGAAAGCAATTCATCCACCCAAAAATTTGAAGAGGAGTTAAAAATATCTTCTCGCCTTCGCAAATTTGCTTTCAATGATTTAAAAATGGCAACACGAAATTTTAGACCCGAGAGTCTTCTTGGTGAAGGAGGGTTCGGTTGTGTATTTAAAGGATGGATTGAAGAGAACGGGACCGCACCAGTCAAACCGGGCACAGGGCTCACAGTTGCAGTTAAAACGTTAAATCATGACGGGCTTCAGGGCCATAAAGAGTGGCTG GCAGAAGTAAATTATTTAGGTGATCTCATTCATCCAAATTTAGTTAAACTAATCGGTTACTGCATTGAAGATGATCAAAGGTTGCTAGCTTATGAGTTCATGCCTCGAGGGAGCTTGGAGAATCATTTGTTCAGAA GGTCTTTGCCTCTTCCGTGGTCCATCAGGATGAAAATAGCAGTCGGGGCTGCTAAGGGTCTTGCTTTTCTTCACGAAGAAGCAACAAGACCCGTGATCTATCGCGATTTTAAAACCTCCAACATTTTGTTAGATGCG GAGTATAACGCAAAGCTTTCTGATTTTGGTCTTGCTAAAGACGCCCCCGAGGGCGATAAAACACATGTATCTACTCGAGTAATGGGAACTTACGGTTATGCAGCGCCAGAGTATGTAATGACAG GACATCTTACTTCGAAAAGTGATGTATATAGTTTCGGTGTTGTTTTACTTGAAATGTTGACCGGGAGAAGGTCAATGGACAAAAACCGTCCAAACGGTGAACACAATCTTGTCGAATGGGCCCGACCACATTTAGGCGAGAGACGGAGGTTTTATAAGCTAATAGACCCTCGGCTCGAGGGCCATTTCTCTATAAAGGGAGCCCAAAAAGCGGCCCAGCTAGCAGCCCGTTGCCTGAGCCGGGACCCTAAAGTCAGACCGCTAATGAGTGAAGTTGTTGAATCGTTAAAGCCATTgccagaaaaagacaaaaaagaaagcaaaataagttgttgtgttaTAAAACTTCATTCAAAAAAATGA